A single region of the Pontibacter kalidii genome encodes:
- a CDS encoding protein-disulfide reductase DsbD family protein, with the protein MNKNITPKQLLATWLLCMIAFVAQAQVLKPASWSYDVSKKEVAVGEEVELIFNAKIDKDWYLYSSDFDPDLGPMVTTFTFQKHPSYELVGGIKPVKPKKKYDELWEGEYTYFVGTGQFRQKIRVLQPDLQVKGEYEYQVCTDVTGQCIPFDDTFAFTNKQINVSGAAAQPAAPQTDTKAAAQPQQQQPQTQQRPGQALAPAGVPDLATAAAAAATDTAAAPVAATAGEDNNEVETISAIPATEPAAAEGDLWTFMLIAFGSGLVALLTPCVFPMVPMTVSFFTSSGGSRAQGILKAVVYGLSIIAIYTLIGTIVAKLFGADGANFISTHWLPNVLFFLIFVVFAMSFFGMFEITLPSSWLTKVDAKADQGGWLGVFFMAFTLVLVSFSCTGPIVGSILVASAGGETIRPIAGMLGFSLAFALPFSLFAVFPSWLSGLPKSGGWLNSVKVVLGFIELALALKFLSVADQVYHWGLLDREVYLALWIVIFTLMGFYLLGKIKFSHDSDIKYLSVPRLFFAIATFGFVVYLIPGLFGAPLKALSGYLPPQTTHDFDLNAIVRQSGGGNTALVAANTSENCEKPKYGDFLHLPHGLQGYFDLEQAKKCAAEQGKPIFIDFTGHGCVNCREMEQNVWSDPAVLKRLREDYVIAALYVDDRTKLPESEWYTSSYDGKEKKTIGKKYADYQITKFNVNAQPYYVLMDENENTLVKPIAYDLSVDNFVKFLDAGVEAYKSRQQVARK; encoded by the coding sequence ATGAACAAAAACATCACCCCGAAACAGCTGCTGGCCACATGGCTGTTGTGTATGATAGCCTTTGTGGCACAGGCGCAGGTGCTCAAGCCTGCGTCGTGGAGCTACGATGTCTCTAAAAAAGAGGTGGCCGTGGGCGAGGAGGTGGAGCTGATCTTTAATGCCAAAATAGACAAAGACTGGTACCTCTACTCCTCTGATTTCGACCCGGACCTGGGCCCGATGGTCACCACCTTCACGTTTCAGAAGCACCCTTCCTATGAGTTGGTGGGTGGCATCAAACCCGTCAAGCCAAAGAAGAAGTATGACGAGCTGTGGGAAGGGGAGTATACCTACTTTGTGGGCACGGGCCAGTTCCGCCAGAAAATACGCGTGCTGCAGCCCGACCTGCAGGTAAAAGGCGAGTATGAGTATCAGGTGTGCACCGACGTGACCGGCCAGTGCATCCCGTTCGACGACACCTTTGCCTTTACCAACAAGCAGATTAACGTAAGCGGTGCGGCGGCCCAACCTGCTGCCCCGCAAACTGATACTAAAGCTGCAGCACAACCGCAGCAACAGCAGCCACAAACACAACAGCGGCCTGGCCAGGCATTAGCTCCGGCAGGGGTGCCGGACCTGGCAACGGCGGCCGCCGCCGCAGCTACGGATACCGCCGCCGCGCCCGTTGCAGCTACTGCTGGCGAAGATAATAATGAGGTAGAAACTATTTCTGCCATACCTGCTACGGAGCCTGCGGCTGCCGAAGGGGACTTATGGACCTTTATGCTTATTGCCTTTGGCTCTGGCTTGGTGGCGCTGCTAACGCCCTGCGTGTTCCCGATGGTACCCATGACGGTGAGCTTCTTTACCAGCAGCGGCGGCAGCAGAGCGCAGGGCATCCTCAAAGCTGTGGTGTACGGCTTGTCCATCATCGCAATTTATACTTTGATCGGAACGATTGTGGCCAAGCTTTTCGGGGCCGACGGGGCGAACTTCATCAGCACCCACTGGTTGCCCAACGTGTTGTTCTTCCTCATTTTCGTGGTGTTTGCCATGTCTTTCTTCGGGATGTTCGAGATCACGTTACCGAGCTCCTGGCTTACCAAAGTAGATGCTAAGGCCGACCAGGGAGGTTGGCTTGGCGTGTTCTTTATGGCCTTTACGCTGGTGCTGGTTTCCTTCTCCTGCACCGGCCCGATTGTGGGAAGTATCCTGGTGGCCTCTGCCGGCGGCGAGACCATCCGCCCGATTGCGGGCATGCTCGGCTTCTCGCTGGCTTTTGCGCTGCCGTTCTCGCTGTTTGCTGTGTTCCCGTCCTGGCTTAGCGGCCTGCCTAAATCTGGCGGCTGGCTGAACTCGGTAAAAGTGGTGCTAGGTTTTATTGAACTGGCACTGGCCCTGAAGTTTTTGAGCGTGGCCGACCAGGTCTACCATTGGGGGCTTCTGGATCGTGAAGTATACCTGGCGCTCTGGATCGTGATCTTCACGCTGATGGGCTTCTACCTGCTGGGCAAGATCAAATTCTCCCACGACTCCGATATAAAGTACCTGAGCGTGCCGCGGCTGTTCTTTGCCATCGCCACATTTGGCTTTGTTGTGTACCTGATCCCGGGCTTGTTCGGCGCGCCGCTCAAGGCGCTCTCGGGTTACCTGCCGCCGCAAACCACCCACGACTTTGACCTGAACGCCATCGTGCGCCAGAGTGGAGGAGGCAATACAGCGCTGGTGGCAGCCAACACGAGCGAAAACTGCGAGAAGCCAAAGTATGGCGATTTCCTGCACCTGCCGCATGGCCTGCAAGGCTATTTCGACCTGGAGCAGGCCAAGAAGTGTGCTGCCGAGCAGGGTAAGCCTATCTTCATTGACTTTACCGGCCACGGCTGCGTAAACTGCCGCGAGATGGAGCAGAACGTGTGGTCGGACCCGGCCGTGCTCAAGCGCCTGCGCGAGGACTACGTGATTGCCGCCCTTTACGTGGATGACCGCACCAAGCTGCCCGAAAGCGAGTGGTACACCAGCAGCTACGACGGCAAAGAGAAGAAAACCATCGGCAAGAAGTACGCGGATTACCAGATCACCAAGTTTAACGTAAACGCCCAGCCATACTATGTGCTGATGGACGAGAACGAGAACACATTAGTAAAACCCATTGCCTACGACCTGAGCGTGGACAACTTCGTCAAGTTCCTGGATGCCGGCGTGGAGGCCTATAAAAGCCGCCAGCAGGTGGCCCGCAAGTAA
- a CDS encoding hemerythrin domain-containing protein: MKRHESLIPISRQHHGGLLTARLLQHGAPAYKGMPTTPAAKRDYVVAFLQEHLRPHFRLEEETVFILASDYSEALKQQAQALQAEHRQLEQLILALPGAKETELPEKLNEVGKLLEQHIRQEERVFFEIVQQELPDEKLELLQQQVLTHLEG; this comes from the coding sequence ATGAAGCGACACGAAAGCCTGATACCGATCTCCCGCCAGCACCACGGCGGCCTGCTAACGGCCAGGCTGCTGCAACATGGCGCACCCGCCTACAAAGGCATGCCCACCACCCCCGCTGCCAAGCGCGACTACGTAGTAGCCTTTCTGCAGGAGCACCTGCGGCCCCACTTCAGGCTGGAGGAAGAAACGGTATTTATACTTGCCTCGGACTATTCGGAAGCGCTAAAGCAGCAGGCACAGGCGCTGCAGGCAGAACACCGGCAACTGGAGCAGCTTATACTTGCCCTGCCTGGCGCTAAGGAAACCGAACTTCCGGAAAAGCTAAATGAAGTGGGCAAGCTGCTGGAACAACACATCCGCCAGGAAGAGCGCGTGTTTTTCGAGATCGTGCAGCAGGAACTGCCGGATGAGAAGCTTGAGTTGCTGCAGCAGCAGGTGCTGACGCATCTGGAGGGGTAA
- a CDS encoding glycosyltransferase family 39 protein — MQSTTKTTVAKAFTADAETLGQPQERYLIPLSTILLIALAIRLLAAFFSKGFAFSDDHFDVITIAQGWLDGFPLWLNEPMPPRHSMLYVLIHYAIFYVLEAVGIFSPEVKMTVVRLVHALYSLLVVYFGYKLTERLSNRANARMVGLMLALVWFMPFMSVRNLVEMVCIPPYLAAFYLMVKEEQTDRKRWLPYFWAGVLFALAFVFRYHTVLFGAGAGLVLLYQRKWREAMAVLLGFLVAAFLVQGVIDIVFFDYPFHSIVAYYQYNSEHANDFSSGPVYRFALTILGFLVPPVSAFLIVGYARTARLAPALFWGGLIFFVAHSLFPNKQERFILPLLPLIMVLGVIGWQQFVRGSAFWQNRRRLLAASWIFFWVLNLLATVGMAFTYTKKSRVAPLVYLSEKQEMDGVVLEFGNHSVKKPPLFYLGRTSAVYDKYIIDEDMVWEEYLQGQKQLPEDFVMAYTLNRDKTTQELQKEIAASPYKPDYVVVVGNKDMEERMARLQQLFPNLELEHTINPSLYDRLLHLLNPRVHKDEHVQIYKVR, encoded by the coding sequence ATGCAAAGTACCACCAAAACAACTGTAGCTAAGGCCTTTACCGCCGACGCGGAAACGCTGGGCCAGCCGCAGGAGCGTTACCTCATCCCGCTTTCCACCATACTTCTCATAGCACTGGCCATCCGCTTACTGGCCGCTTTCTTCTCCAAGGGCTTTGCCTTCAGCGATGACCATTTCGACGTAATCACGATTGCGCAGGGCTGGCTGGATGGCTTCCCGCTGTGGCTGAACGAGCCAATGCCGCCGCGCCACAGCATGCTTTACGTGCTCATCCACTACGCCATATTCTATGTGTTGGAGGCCGTGGGCATTTTTAGCCCGGAGGTGAAGATGACAGTGGTGCGCCTGGTGCATGCACTGTACTCGCTGCTGGTGGTATACTTTGGCTATAAGTTAACGGAGCGGCTCTCGAACCGCGCCAACGCACGTATGGTAGGCCTGATGCTGGCGCTGGTGTGGTTTATGCCGTTCATGAGCGTGCGCAACCTGGTGGAGATGGTGTGCATTCCGCCCTACCTGGCCGCCTTTTACCTGATGGTGAAGGAGGAGCAGACGGACCGAAAGCGCTGGCTGCCCTATTTCTGGGCGGGTGTTTTGTTTGCCCTAGCCTTTGTGTTCCGCTACCATACGGTACTGTTTGGGGCCGGCGCCGGACTGGTGCTGCTCTACCAGCGCAAGTGGCGCGAGGCGATGGCGGTGCTGCTGGGCTTTCTGGTGGCCGCGTTCCTGGTGCAGGGCGTGATCGACATCGTCTTCTTCGACTATCCTTTCCACTCCATCGTAGCCTACTACCAGTATAACTCCGAGCACGCCAACGACTTCAGCTCCGGCCCCGTTTACCGCTTTGCCCTGACCATACTGGGTTTTCTGGTGCCGCCGGTGAGTGCCTTTCTGATAGTGGGTTATGCCCGCACGGCCAGGCTGGCCCCTGCCCTCTTCTGGGGCGGGCTGATCTTTTTCGTGGCACACTCGCTGTTCCCCAATAAGCAGGAGCGCTTTATACTTCCGCTGCTGCCACTCATTATGGTTTTGGGGGTGATCGGCTGGCAGCAGTTCGTGCGTGGCTCTGCCTTCTGGCAAAACCGTCGCAGGCTGCTGGCAGCCTCCTGGATATTTTTCTGGGTGCTGAACCTGCTGGCCACGGTGGGCATGGCCTTTACTTATACCAAAAAGAGCCGCGTGGCCCCGCTGGTATATCTCTCCGAGAAGCAGGAAATGGACGGCGTGGTGCTCGAGTTTGGCAACCACAGCGTTAAAAAGCCGCCGCTCTTCTACCTGGGCCGCACCAGTGCCGTGTACGATAAGTATATCATTGATGAAGACATGGTATGGGAGGAGTACTTGCAGGGACAAAAGCAGCTTCCCGAGGATTTTGTGATGGCTTATACTTTGAACAGGGATAAAACGACGCAGGAGCTTCAGAAAGAAATTGCAGCCTCGCCATACAAGCCAGACTATGTGGTGGTGGTAGGCAACAAGGATATGGAGGAGCGCATGGCTCGCCTGCAGCAGCTTTTCCCGAACCTGGAACTGGAGCATACCATTAACCCATCGCTCTACGACAGGCTGCTGCACCTGCTGAATCCACGCGTGCACAAGGACGAGCATGTGCAGATTTATAAAGTGAGGTAA
- a CDS encoding porin family protein: MKRVFFAFLVLLSSIQASAQDTFVPEVSIGLRGGANFSRFNFDPEIEQEFLQGYTGGLVLKHVAQRRVGIQVEVNYVQRGWKELLATGGTYERNLDYLELPLMTHVTIGNRNTRFLINFGPYASFLLSENGRSAEAGEEEIDYQHKGIDNSFLYGLSLGIGMGQKTSFGTFQLEGRLTHSLNDIFSRDLASLASKSQSVSITLSYLHDFKLKKK; encoded by the coding sequence ATGAAAAGGGTCTTTTTCGCTTTCCTTGTACTACTAAGCTCCATCCAGGCGTCTGCTCAGGATACCTTCGTGCCAGAAGTAAGCATTGGGCTTAGAGGTGGCGCTAACTTCTCACGCTTTAACTTTGACCCGGAGATAGAGCAGGAGTTTCTGCAGGGCTACACAGGAGGTCTGGTGTTGAAGCACGTGGCACAGCGCAGGGTAGGTATCCAGGTGGAGGTGAACTATGTGCAACGAGGCTGGAAAGAACTCCTAGCTACAGGTGGTACTTACGAACGCAACCTGGACTACCTGGAATTGCCTTTAATGACCCATGTCACCATTGGAAACAGGAACACCCGGTTTCTGATAAACTTTGGCCCTTACGCTTCCTTCCTGTTGTCTGAAAACGGGCGGAGTGCGGAAGCCGGTGAGGAAGAAATCGATTATCAGCACAAAGGCATCGACAACTCGTTTTTGTATGGGCTGAGTTTGGGGATCGGGATGGGGCAAAAAACCTCTTTTGGCACCTTCCAGCTGGAAGGCAGGCTGACCCACAGCCTAAACGATATTTTCAGTAGGGACCTCGCTTCCTTAGCCTCCAAAAGCCAAAGCGTAAGTATAACCCTGAGCTACCTGCATGACTTCAAGCTAAAGAAAAAGTAA
- a CDS encoding GtrA family protein, translated as MSESIQSLFFKFLKFGVVGFSGLLLDFGATFLAKEVLRWNKYVANSLGFLLASASNYYLNRIWTFHSHDPEIGWQFSKFLAAALVGLLLNNLIIYLLTDRAKLNFYVSKFIAVVLVFFWNFSINYLYTFTR; from the coding sequence ATGTCAGAAAGTATACAAAGCCTTTTCTTTAAGTTTCTAAAGTTTGGAGTAGTAGGTTTTTCCGGCCTGCTGCTGGATTTTGGGGCCACTTTTCTGGCTAAGGAGGTGCTGCGCTGGAACAAGTACGTGGCCAACAGCCTGGGTTTTCTGCTGGCCAGCGCCAGCAACTACTACCTTAACCGCATCTGGACCTTCCACAGCCATGATCCGGAGATTGGCTGGCAGTTCTCCAAGTTTCTGGCCGCGGCACTGGTAGGCCTGCTGCTTAACAACCTCATCATCTACCTGCTCACCGACCGCGCCAAACTCAATTTCTACGTCTCCAAGTTCATTGCCGTGGTGCTGGTCTTCTTCTGGAATTTCTCCATCAACTACCTGTATACTTTTACGAGGTAG
- a CDS encoding superoxide dismutase, whose translation MAFELPKLPYAYDALEPHIDARTMEIHHTKHHQAYTDNLNKAIAGTEMENMSIEEIMRNVKEDNKAVRNNGGGYYNHNLFWTILSPNGGGQPSGELADAINSAFGSFDQLKEKFNAAAATRFGSGWAWLCVKGGKLEVCSTPNQDNTLMPFAEGCGGQPILGLDVWEHAYYLNYQNRRPDYINAFWNVVNWEEVTRRYNEAK comes from the coding sequence ATGGCTTTCGAACTTCCGAAACTACCTTATGCTTATGATGCACTGGAGCCGCACATCGATGCGCGCACCATGGAGATCCACCATACCAAACACCACCAGGCTTACACCGATAACCTGAACAAGGCTATCGCAGGCACTGAGATGGAAAACATGAGCATCGAGGAGATCATGCGCAATGTGAAAGAGGACAACAAGGCTGTTCGCAACAACGGTGGCGGTTACTACAACCACAACCTGTTCTGGACTATCCTTTCTCCGAATGGTGGCGGGCAGCCATCCGGCGAACTGGCTGACGCTATTAACTCCGCCTTCGGCTCTTTCGACCAGCTTAAGGAGAAATTCAACGCGGCTGCGGCCACACGCTTCGGCTCTGGCTGGGCATGGCTGTGCGTAAAAGGCGGCAAGCTGGAAGTATGCTCTACCCCTAACCAGGACAACACCCTGATGCCGTTTGCAGAAGGTTGTGGTGGTCAGCCCATCCTGGGCCTGGACGTGTGGGAGCACGCCTACTACCTGAACTACCAGAACCGCCGCCCAGACTACATCAATGCCTTCTGGAACGTGGTGAACTGGGAAGAAGTAACCCGCCGTTACAACGAAGCGAAGTAG
- a CDS encoding glycerophosphodiester phosphodiesterase encodes MSKRNIWLSILAFVLLALAIVVWLMRRHDEVKYKEVLVLGHAGSGFLSPLNPFNPLPSNSMASIVKAMEENGADGVEVDVQLSQDGVLILYHDVTLESMTEAEGIIDNLPAAGVVGLKYKGGFFYDLFHDEEIITLEVLLQRFATYPELPYLHLDLRNQNPSRHLYYAQTLMALLRKYAYPLERTVFISPNPAFLKAFREVEPQAQLMIDTAGDFEQALVEAQNNQLNGICANGRDVSPQQVQQAKAQGLQVALFGGKSRSRIARMINMRPDAIQVDNVAAARDLLE; translated from the coding sequence ATGTCGAAGCGCAACATCTGGCTGTCTATACTTGCTTTCGTGCTGCTTGCCCTAGCCATTGTTGTCTGGCTGATGCGCCGCCACGACGAGGTGAAGTATAAGGAGGTGCTGGTGCTGGGTCATGCCGGCTCCGGCTTTTTATCGCCCCTCAACCCGTTTAACCCGCTCCCCTCCAACAGCATGGCCTCTATTGTAAAGGCGATGGAGGAGAACGGTGCCGATGGCGTGGAGGTAGACGTGCAGCTGAGCCAGGACGGCGTGCTTATACTTTACCATGACGTAACGCTGGAAAGTATGACGGAGGCGGAGGGTATCATTGATAACCTTCCGGCTGCCGGGGTGGTGGGCCTGAAGTACAAGGGCGGCTTTTTCTATGACCTGTTCCATGATGAGGAGATTATCACGCTGGAGGTGCTGCTGCAGCGCTTTGCCACCTATCCGGAGCTGCCTTACCTGCACCTGGACCTGCGCAACCAGAACCCGAGCCGCCATTTGTATTATGCCCAGACACTGATGGCCCTGTTGCGTAAGTATGCTTATCCTTTGGAAAGAACGGTGTTCATCTCCCCAAACCCTGCTTTTCTGAAAGCTTTCAGGGAAGTGGAGCCCCAGGCACAGTTGATGATCGATACTGCTGGGGATTTTGAGCAGGCGCTGGTAGAGGCGCAGAACAACCAGCTAAACGGCATTTGCGCCAATGGGCGTGATGTATCGCCTCAGCAGGTGCAGCAGGCAAAAGCGCAGGGGCTGCAGGTGGCCTTGTTTGGCGGAAAATCCCGCTCCCGCATCGCCCGCATGATCAACATGAGGCCCGACGCCATACAGGTAGATAACGTGGCCGCCGCGCGCGATTTGCTGGAGTAA
- a CDS encoding nucleoside deaminase encodes MATDFLSIHSDEHFMQQAYLQAQYAYEEGEVPIGAVVVANNRVIARAYNQTEKLNDVTAHAEMLALTAASEYLGNKYLHDCTLYVTVEPCVMCAGASYWAQLKRVVFGTSEPKRGYRRVGNLLHPKTEMVSGIMAQECADLMASFFAAKRN; translated from the coding sequence ATGGCGACAGATTTTCTATCCATCCACAGCGATGAGCATTTTATGCAGCAGGCATACCTGCAGGCGCAGTATGCCTACGAGGAGGGCGAGGTTCCGATCGGGGCCGTCGTGGTGGCGAACAACCGTGTTATCGCCAGGGCCTACAACCAGACCGAGAAGCTGAACGATGTAACGGCCCACGCCGAAATGCTGGCCCTGACCGCCGCCTCAGAGTACCTGGGTAACAAGTACCTGCACGACTGCACCCTCTACGTTACGGTGGAACCCTGCGTGATGTGCGCCGGTGCCAGCTACTGGGCGCAGTTAAAAAGGGTAGTGTTCGGAACATCTGAGCCCAAGCGCGGTTATAGAAGAGTAGGGAATTTGCTACACCCTAAAACCGAGATGGTGAGTGGCATTATGGCGCAGGAGTGCGCTGACCTGATGGCCTCCTTCTTTGCGGCTAAAAGAAATTAA
- a CDS encoding hemolysin family protein has translation MIFDIFLTIFLVLLNGFFVAAEFAIVKVRASQIELRAQAGNNVAKLAQHMLTHLDAYLSATQLGITLASLGLGWIGESVVAQLVINVMHAFGFQGSEALAHTIALPISFAIITVLHIVFGELAPKSLAIQRSEPTTLAIAYPLRFFYLLFSPFIWLLNGLANMVLRAMGIQPMHGAEVHTAEELRLLFEQSAEGGAIQDSHHELIENVFLFNERTVKQILVPRTKMVAVDVNIPEEELLEIVFHEGYSRLPVYSGNIDNIVGILYVKDILSIVRLGKPILVEELMRSAYFVPETKKINRLLKQFQRRHLHMAIATDEFGGVSGIVTIEDIIEELVGEIQDEYDEEAPIVERVTEFEYKVNGAAAVSDANDFLPFPLPEGEDYETVGGLLNVIYGQIPENLNETTTFNQYDVRILEKSDRRVESVLLTVREEDREGQS, from the coding sequence ATGATCTTCGATATATTCTTAACCATATTCCTGGTGCTGCTCAACGGCTTCTTTGTGGCCGCCGAGTTTGCCATTGTAAAGGTGCGGGCCTCGCAGATAGAGCTGCGGGCACAGGCCGGGAACAATGTGGCTAAGTTGGCGCAACACATGCTCACCCACCTCGATGCCTACCTATCGGCCACGCAGCTGGGCATTACACTGGCCTCGCTGGGCCTGGGCTGGATTGGCGAGAGCGTGGTGGCGCAGCTGGTAATTAACGTGATGCATGCCTTTGGCTTCCAGGGAAGTGAGGCACTGGCCCACACCATCGCCCTGCCTATCTCCTTTGCCATTATCACTGTGCTGCACATCGTGTTCGGCGAGCTGGCCCCAAAATCGCTGGCCATACAGCGCTCAGAGCCTACTACGCTGGCGATAGCCTACCCGCTGCGCTTCTTCTACCTCCTCTTCAGCCCGTTCATTTGGCTGCTGAACGGCCTGGCCAACATGGTGCTGCGCGCAATGGGCATACAGCCAATGCACGGGGCCGAGGTACACACGGCCGAGGAGCTGCGCCTGCTCTTCGAGCAAAGCGCGGAGGGCGGCGCCATCCAGGACTCTCACCACGAGCTTATTGAGAATGTGTTCCTCTTCAATGAGCGCACGGTGAAGCAGATCCTGGTGCCGCGCACCAAGATGGTGGCCGTGGACGTGAACATCCCGGAGGAGGAACTCCTGGAGATCGTCTTTCACGAGGGCTACTCCCGCCTGCCGGTGTACAGCGGCAACATCGATAATATTGTGGGTATACTTTATGTGAAGGATATCCTGAGCATTGTGCGCCTGGGCAAGCCTATTTTAGTAGAGGAACTGATGCGCTCTGCCTACTTTGTGCCGGAGACAAAGAAGATCAACCGCCTCCTGAAGCAGTTCCAGCGCCGCCACCTGCACATGGCCATCGCCACCGACGAGTTCGGCGGCGTGTCGGGTATCGTAACCATCGAGGATATTATTGAGGAGCTGGTGGGCGAGATACAGGATGAGTATGATGAGGAGGCCCCGATCGTGGAGCGCGTTACCGAATTTGAGTACAAGGTGAACGGGGCCGCCGCCGTGTCCGACGCCAACGACTTCCTACCTTTTCCGCTGCCAGAAGGCGAGGATTACGAGACGGTAGGTGGATTGCTGAACGTAATCTATGGCCAAATCCCGGAGAACCTGAACGAGACGACCACCTTCAACCAGTATGACGTGCGCATTCTGGAGAAATCGGACCGCCGCGTGGAGTCGGTGCTGCTGACCGTGCGCGAAGAGGACAGGGAGGGGCAAAGTTAG
- the aspS gene encoding aspartate--tRNA ligase: protein MFRTHTCGELRLDNVGEEVILTGWVQRLRDKGGMLWVDLRDRYGITQLTMEEGITPAVIMEQARNLGREYVVKVIGRVVERYSKNDKIPTGDIELHVSKIVVLNPSKLPPFLIEDETDGGDDLRMKYRYLDLRRAPVRRNLELRHRMMRATRDYLNGIDFIEVETPYLIKSTPEGARDFVVPSRMNPGEFYALPQSPQTFKQLLMVSGFDKYFQIVKCFRDEDLRADRQPEFTQIDCEMSFVTQEDILHTFEGFIKYLFEKVKGVKIGKLPRMTYADAMKFYGSDKPDTRFDMRFVELNPLVKNKGFKVFDDAELVVGICAQGAASYTRKQVDELTDFVKRPQIGATGLVYARVNEDGSIKSSVDKFYSSEDLQAWAAAFNAKPGDLILILAGDADRTRKALNELRLEMGTRLGLRDKNVFAPLWVVDFPLLEWDEDSKRYHAMHHPFTSPKLEDIELIDDRPGNIRANAYDMVINGVEVGGGSIRIHDRRLQEQMFRLLGFSKAEAEAQFGFLMSAFEYGAPPHGGIAFGFDRLCSLFGGSDSIRDYIAFPKNNSGRDVMIDAPAPIADAQLDELHINMKNLPQK, encoded by the coding sequence ATGTTCCGAACACATACTTGCGGCGAGCTTCGCCTGGACAACGTTGGCGAAGAGGTAATATTAACAGGGTGGGTGCAGCGCCTGCGCGACAAGGGCGGCATGCTGTGGGTAGACCTGCGCGACCGTTACGGCATCACGCAGCTGACTATGGAAGAAGGCATCACGCCAGCCGTGATCATGGAGCAGGCGCGAAACCTGGGCCGGGAGTATGTGGTGAAGGTGATTGGCAGGGTAGTGGAGCGCTATTCCAAAAACGACAAGATCCCGACCGGCGACATTGAGCTGCACGTGTCTAAGATCGTGGTGCTGAACCCCTCTAAGCTGCCGCCTTTCCTGATTGAGGACGAGACGGACGGCGGGGATGACCTGCGCATGAAGTACCGCTACCTGGACCTGCGCCGCGCCCCGGTGCGCCGCAACCTGGAGCTGCGCCACCGCATGATGCGCGCCACCCGCGACTACCTCAACGGCATTGACTTTATTGAGGTGGAAACGCCCTACCTGATCAAATCTACGCCAGAAGGTGCCCGCGACTTCGTGGTGCCAAGCCGCATGAACCCGGGCGAGTTTTACGCTCTGCCGCAGTCGCCGCAGACCTTTAAGCAGCTGCTGATGGTATCGGGCTTCGACAAGTACTTCCAGATCGTGAAATGCTTCCGTGACGAAGACCTGCGCGCCGACCGCCAGCCGGAGTTCACCCAGATCGACTGCGAAATGTCTTTCGTGACGCAGGAGGATATCCTCCATACCTTCGAGGGCTTTATCAAGTATTTGTTCGAGAAGGTGAAAGGCGTGAAGATAGGCAAGCTGCCGCGCATGACGTATGCCGACGCCATGAAGTTCTACGGCTCCGATAAACCGGATACGCGCTTCGACATGCGTTTTGTGGAGCTGAACCCGCTGGTGAAGAACAAGGGCTTCAAGGTGTTTGATGATGCCGAACTGGTTGTGGGGATCTGCGCCCAGGGAGCGGCCAGCTATACCCGCAAGCAGGTAGATGAGCTGACTGACTTTGTGAAGCGTCCGCAGATTGGCGCTACTGGCTTGGTTTACGCCCGCGTGAACGAAGATGGAAGTATAAAATCATCAGTAGACAAATTCTACTCCTCCGAGGATCTGCAGGCATGGGCCGCTGCCTTTAACGCCAAACCCGGCGACCTTATACTTATACTTGCCGGTGATGCCGACAGAACCCGCAAGGCCCTCAACGAGCTGCGCCTGGAGATGGGCACGCGCCTGGGGCTGCGCGACAAGAACGTATTCGCCCCGCTGTGGGTGGTGGACTTCCCGTTGCTGGAATGGGACGAGGATAGCAAGCGCTACCATGCCATGCACCATCCGTTCACCTCGCCGAAGCTGGAGGACATCGAACTCATCGACGACCGCCCGGGCAATATCCGCGCCAATGCCTACGACATGGTGATCAACGGGGTGGAAGTTGGAGGCGGGTCCATTCGTATTCACGACCGTCGTCTGCAGGAGCAGATGTTCCGCTTGCTGGGCTTCTCCAAGGCAGAGGCGGAGGCGCAGTTCGGCTTCCTTATGAGCGCATTTGAGTATGGCGCACCACCGCACGGGGGCATCGCCTTCGGCTTCGACCGCCTGTGCTCGCTCTTCGGCGGCTCCGACTCCATCCGCGACTACATCGCCTTCCCGAAGAACAACTCCGGCCGCGACGTGATGATAGATGCCCCGGCTCCTATAGCAGATGCTCAGCTCGATGAGTTACACATAAACATGAAAAACCTGCCGCAAAAGTAA